From Lycium ferocissimum isolate CSIRO_LF1 chromosome 12, AGI_CSIRO_Lferr_CH_V1, whole genome shotgun sequence, one genomic window encodes:
- the LOC132041209 gene encoding AAA-ATPase ASD, mitochondrial-like, whose protein sequence is MIRATGLLQSWGGLWTSLASFIFMWDMIHRYCPPELVRALDKWTRRIRSFFYPYIQISISEFMSNNLKPHDAYAAVEAYLSVHLAKDAKRLRAETVNGGSKLVLSMDEHERVTDEFRGAKIQWISGKAVQRESKYLPELERKYYKLMFHKKHRDMVTDTYLELVIKRGKEIQMRNRKRKLYTNGHSKTTWNHIIFEHPATFGSLAMEAEKKQDIVDDLLMFRESKDFYARIGKAWKRGYLLYGPPGTGKSTMIAAMANLLDYDVYDLELTSVRDNTELRRLLAETSSKSIIVIEDIDCSLDLTGQRKKKQEKPLEEKTSKTKKEVPRKDNEESGSRVTLSGLLNFIDGLWSACSGERIIVFTTNYLDKLDPALTRRGRMDKHIELSYCSFEGFKVLAKNYLRLEEHPLFESIEMLMKDTKIIPADVAENLMPSSPKEDAEKCLLKLVEALKQAKELMIKKGKEESADKELPEMKEAADVLQDKEEFVDKI, encoded by the coding sequence ATGATCAGAGCAACGGGATTGCTGCAGAGTTGGGGGGGTCTCTGGACCAGCCTTGCTAGTTTCATATTCATGTGGGATATGATCCATCGATACTGTCCTCCTGAGCTTGTGCGAGCGTTAGATAAGTGGACCCGAAGAATCAGGAGCtttttctacccttatattcaGATTTCCATCAGTGAATTCATGAGCAACAATCTCAAGCCCCATGATGCCTATGCAGCAGTCGAGGCGTATCTCAGTGTCCATTTAGCAAAAGACGCAAAGAGGCTCAGAGCTGAAACGGTGAACGGTGGGAGCAAGCTGGTGCTAAGCATGGATGAGCATGAGAGAGTAACTGACGAGTTTCGTGGAGCGAAAATACAGTGGATTTCTGGCAAGGCTGTGCAACGTGAAAGCAAGTACTTGCCAGAACTAGAAAGAAAATATTACAAGCTGATGTTCCACAAGAAACATCGTGATATGGTAACCGATACTTACTTGGAGCTAGTGATCAAGAGAGGGAAAGAGATTCAGATGAGAAACAGGAAGAGAAAGCTCTACACAAATGGGCACAGCAAGACCACGTGGAACCATATCATATTTGAGCACCCTGCAACATTTGGTAGCCTGGCAATGGAGGCAGAGAAGAAGCAAGACATTGTGGATGATCTCCTCATGTTTAGAGAGAGCAAGGATTTCTATGCCAGGATTGGCAAGGCGTGGAAGCGGGGTTATCTACTATATGGTCCCCCAGGTACTGGGAAGTCGACTATGATTGCTGCAATGGCAAATTTATTGGATTATGACGTCTATGATCTTGAGCTGACATCTGTCCGGGACAACACGGAATTGAGAAGGCTCTTAGCTGAAACGTCAAGTAAATCTATTATAGTGATTGAAGACATTGATTGCTCACTTGATCTAACAGGTCAAAGGAAGAAGAAACAGGAGAAACCTCTAGAAGAGAAGACTTCTAAGACCAAGAAAGAAGTTCCTCGCAAGGACAACGAAGAGAGTGGAAGTAGAGTCACTCTCTCCGGGCTTCTGAACTTCATTGACGGTCTTTGGTCTGCATGCAGTGGAGAGCGTATAATTGTCTTTACAACAAATTATCTGGATAAGTTGGATCCAGCTCTTACGAGAAGGGGAAGAATGGATAAGCACATTGAGCTCTCCTACTGTAGTTTTGAGGGATTCAAGGTGCTTGCAAAGAATTACCTGCGCTTGGAGGAACATCCCTTGTTTGAATCAATTGAAATGCTAATGAAGGACACAAAGATAATACCTGCTGATGTTGCAGAGAACCTGATGCCCAGCTCGCCGAAAGAAGACGCAGAGAAATGCCTTCTGAAGCTGGTTGAAGCTCTCAAACAGGCAAAAGAACTGATGATAAAGAAAGGCAAGGAGGAATCAGCAGACAAAGAACTGCCTGAAATGAAAGAAGCTGCAGATGTGTTGCAGGACAAGGAAGAATTTGTAGACAAAATTTAG